The following are encoded together in the Vigna angularis cultivar LongXiaoDou No.4 chromosome 9, ASM1680809v1, whole genome shotgun sequence genome:
- the LOC108323338 gene encoding NDR1/HIN1-like protein 13 — MTDRVHPSAKTTANGGPKPTFPAAKSQLSGANRPTYRPQPPRRRSRGCLSTLCCYLFMILLLLLLLICGAGTVLYFLYHPQRPSFSVTSLKLSYFNLTSPSTFYAKFDLTLSTTNPNDKILFSYDPTSVSLLYDDATIATATIPSFLHHQKNTTVLEAYVTSTEEEVQSDTVTELKRSTKGKSEVALKVKLETKVEAQMGVFQTPGVGITVLCDGIDVSLPDGEKPASASVENTACEVDVRFKVWKWTVG; from the coding sequence ATGACTGATAGGGTTCATCCTTCTGCCAAAACCACCGCCAATGGCGGCCCCAAGCCAACATTCCCAGCCGCAAAATCCCAACTTTCCGGCGCAAATCGCCCCACCTACCGCCCCCAACCACCCCGCCGCCGCAGCCGCGGCTGCCTCTCCACCCTATGCTGCTACCTCTTCATGATCCTACTGCTCCTCCTCCTTCTCATCTGCGGCGCCGGAACCGTCCTCTACTTCCTCTACCACCCGCAACGCCCCTCCTTCTCCGTCACCTCCCTCAAACTCTCCTACTTCAACCTCACCTCTCCCTCCACCTTCTACGCCAAGTTCGACCTCACTCTCTCAACCACCAACCCCAACGACAAGATCCTCTTTTCCTACGACCCCACCTCCGTCTCCCTCCTTTACGACGACGCCACGATCGCCACCGCCACCATCCCCTCCTTCCTCCACCACCAGAAGAACACCACCGTCCTCGAGGCCTACGTCACGAGCACCGAGGAAGAGGTTCAGAGCGACACCGTAACGGAACTGAAGAGGAGCACGAAGGGCAAGAGCGAGGTGGCACTAAAGGTGAAGTTGGAGACGAAGGTGGAGGCCCAGATGGGTGTATTCCAAACCCCGGGCGTCGGAATCACCGTTTTGTGCGACGGCATCGACGTTTCTCTCCCCGACGGCGAGAAACCTGCGTCGGCGTCGGTAGAGAATACGGCGTGCGAAGTGGATGTGAGGTTCAAAGTCTGGAAATGGACTGTAGGATGA